Below is a genomic region from Oligoflexia bacterium.
ACTTTTAGCAGCTTCACTCGTAGCAAGTGTTACTAAAGACTCAGCGAGCTTTGGCATTTTTTCTCCCCTTTATTGAATCACGTCTTGCAATGATAAGACCTAATGAGATGACACACCCAAATGCTAGTGCGACTACCGGTACAGAGGTATGCTTCATTCGCGCAATAATATGCTCCAGTTTCATTGCATCTTTCACTTGTTCTGCACTGTCGTCTGCAGCACCTTCAAATATTCCAAGGGCCTCATTCATAGAATTGACATTTTTTCGATCTGATTTTTTATCAATGGCATTTGGACCAACCGTGGGCCTAATCATTTCTCTCGTTGGCGGCATGGGCTTAATAAGGGGTCTTTCTGCTCTTTGGGTCATATTTCCTCCTCTTAATGAAGTTAAAACCTCATCTACACGAATACCTCCGTAAGTAGCAAACCCTAGACCATGTGATTTAATGTTTTAAGAAGCTTCAGAATCTCTGATTGTTGTTTTAAATGAAATTGAGCCTTGGTTTTTTTTGAAACACCTACGCGTACTGTCAATACGCGATTTGATGATAATTTAAAGGCATCCTCATCAGTAATATCATCGCCAATATAAAGTGAAGTTGTACAAACCGACTTTTTTATTAATTTCTTTAAAGCTTCACCTTTATTTCCACTTTTTAATGGCAATAAATTTAATACAAATATTCCATCAATTACTCGAGCTCGAATTTCAAGTTTTTTAATAATTTCTAATAACTGCGCTCGTGTTTTTGATCTATTAATCGCATGTCGATAATGAATCGATAATGAATATTTTTTATTCTCAATATTAACTCCAGAATACTTCAATACTTGGGGTTTTAATTTTTCATTCCATTTTGCGACTTGATTGAAAATATTATTTTTCGTTTTTAAATTAATTTTTGAACCCTCAATGCCATGATTCCCCAAAACTTGAATTTTTTTAATCGGAATAAATTTAATTACATCACTTCGCTTGCGACCCGAAATAATAGCAACAGACTTTTTTAATGAAAGTTGTTTGAGAAGATTTAAAACTTGCTTTTTAACGACGACTTTTTTTGGGTCAGACACAATTGAAACAAGTGTTCCATCAAAGTCAAAGCCGATTAAACAAGACTCTTGAACTAATGTTTTTAATCGTTCTATGCCAGCCTTAGAAAAAAGCGGGCGCGTCACGACAGACTCCGTCTGAATATTCGTTAGAATATTTATGCACTCGCCGACTAAACATATTTCTTTTTCGAATACTTGCAGCATCTAAAAGCATACGACCTGCCCAGCGATATACATTATACTCACGAATAGAGCTTCGCATACTGCGCATACGTTCTCGCTGCTCACGCTCAGACATACCCAATGCTTGATTAAGAGCCTCTGCTGCTTGATCTATATTATACGGATTCACAATCAAAGCTTCAGGCAACTCTCGCGAAGCCCCAGTAAAAGAACTTAAAACCAAAACCCCTCTTTCATCCTCTCGTGAAGCAATAAACTCTTTAGCAACAAGGTTCATACCGTCGTGAAGACTGCTCACATAACAAATATCAGCCGCTCTAAAGAATTTATAAACTTGCGGCGATTCGAAATGCTGCATCTTTAAAATGATAGGTTTGTAATTTTCAGTTCCATGACGTTCATTTATCTCTTTGGCCACTGATATAACTTGGTCATAAAGCAATTTGTAACTAGGAATTGTCGTTCTACTGGGCGCAGCTATTTGAATAAAACTAAATCTTCCAATCCATTGAGGGTGAAGCTTTAAGAGCCTATCAACCGCCAACATTCTTTCTACGATTCCTTTAGTGTAATCTAATCTATCTACTCCAATGCCTACTTTTAATTCTTCAGGAAGTTCAAATTCCGCGCGTATATCTTCACGGCATTCTCGAATTGGCTTTTGATTTTTCAAAAGTTTAGGCGGCCATTCAATTGAAATCGGGTACGGCTTAACCCCGGTTAACACACCAGCATGAGAAATTGCCGACCCCTCACGATCAATGCGTGATTCTAAAAAGCGATCAACTGTTTCAAAAAAGTTATTACAGTGAAATTGAGTATGAAATCCTACAATACTACTTCCCAATAAACCCTCTAGAAGCTCTTCTCTCCAAGGACAAATTCCAAACACTTCTGGATTTGGCCACGGTATATGCCAAAACGTAATAATCACCGCCTTTGGAAGTTTCTCACGAATCATACTGGGCAATAACGCAAAATGATAATCTTGTATTAGAATTACGGGCTCTTCTGATTTTGCTTCTTCAATGACCGCTTGTGCAAACCGCGCATTTACTTTTTTGTATTGCTCATAATCTTCTGTTCTAAAAATCGGTCTGGTATGGGCTATATGACATAGTGGCCACATTCCTTCATTTGCGAATCCGTAATAATAGCCAGCTTCTTCTTCTTTACTTAACCAAATACGTCGAAGTGCATAAGTTGGCTTATCAGGTGGCACCATTACCTTATCATCACTATCAACTGATTCTTTATCAGCAGAACCACTCCCATGGGCGATCCAAACTCCTGAACAAGCTTCCATGATAGGTTCCATGGCAGTCACTAACCCACTTGCCGGATGTTGCACTTCGATAGTACCAGTAGCTGTACGATTATGAATAAAGGGCTCACGATTTGCGACAATGATAACTTGTTCGTCAGATAATTCTTCATGCAAAATTTCTTTAAGTAATTTCGGTGACCAAGTTTGTCTAGCGTCATCACGTGCAATTCTTCGAGACTCAAGATCACGCACAAGTTTTCTTAAATCTTTAACAATAGGTGTGTATTGTAAAAATGCTTGCGTGGGTGGCTCAACAAAACCGCGAAAGCCCCGAACAAGCATTCTCATCGCATGAAGCCAACCATTCCAACTTGCACGAGCAATAATTAAAGTCACAAGTAAACTAAATGCAGCAAATGCAATAAGCATGAATATAAAATATTTTCGAGTATCACTATTTCGCTTACTCATAAAACTCATATCATGAAATGTTGCGAGTTTTCCCATTCCCACTTCATTTAAAGATGTCACATAGCCATGAAATTTAAGGTCATCGATTTTCTTTACGTAAGACGATCCCGAAAGCTTGTTGTTAATTTCAGAACAGTCTATTTTGAAAGTTTGTGGAGCGGTCGAAAACTTGATTGTGTTGTTACTGGTACAAATTGCAATAAAGTGGGGCAGATCGTCCTGAAACTTTTGGGTCAAAATGGGACTTTTTGCACCACGCAGATTCTCAAGCACTAAATTTGCAATGAGCTCAGAGCGAGTGTTGAGATCTCTAGTAAACCAACGCTCTTGAACAGTATCAAGGTGGCGGATGCAAAAAAATATGAGAGAACTTATTAATATAAAAAGTGGAATCATGAACTTTAAAACTTGTTTCATTTTTCTACCTAACCTTTTGGAATAAGGAAATAAAATGTATCCTTACGGTGCAATTGGAAATTGTCATATCAACGCTCTCGTTAAAGATTGTGGTTCCATTGACTGGTTATGTTTGCCAAGACCTGACAGCCCACCAGTTTTTGGAAAAATATTAGACCCTCAAGGGGGTCATTTTTCCATTTTGTCACCAGATGGTGCAAAGGGCGTTCCACGCTATATTTCAAATACAAATATTCTTGAAACTCACTTCACCCAAAAAAACGGTGCTGAATATAAAATCATCGACTTTTGCCCACGCTTTGAACAATTCGGCAGAATATATCGTCCACCCACATTGATAAGAAAAGTTATTCCCATTAAAGGCTCACCGACAATTCAAGTGGATTGCAAACCTGTAGATGGATGGTCAAAAACTCCACTTGGAGTCACTCAAGGAAACAGTCATATTCGTTTTCAAAAAGGACAATCTGACGATTCAGCTTTAAGACTCACAACAAATATGCCCATGACATATTTGATTGATAATGTTTCATTTGCATTTCACGAACCGATTTATTTTGTATTAACTTGGGGATCCTCACTTGAAAGTGATATTCGACCCACTGTTGAAATGTTTCTTATTCAAACAACCGATTATTGGCGTACTTGGGTTAAACACTGTAATATTCCAACTTTATTTCAACAAGAAGTCATTCGCTCAGCCCTTGCCTTAAAACTTCATTGTTACGAAGACACAGGTGCAATTTTGGCTTCACTCACGTGTAGCTTACCAGAAGAAGTAGGACACGAAAGAAATTGGGATTACCGTTTTTGTTGGTTGCGAGATGCTTATTTTTCACTCTCCGCATTTCACAATCTAGGTCATTTTGAAGAGATGGAAGGATTCTTAAAATTCTTACTTCAAATCGCAGAAAATGCAAAACAAGATGGTCTGCACCCTGTTTATAAACTTGATTCCACATTACCACTACCTGAACTCAGCCATGATAACTGGACAGGTTTTGACGGTTCAAAACCTGTAAGATCTGGCAATGATGCGGCGACACACGTGCAAAATGATGTCTACGGTGAAATGATTCTTTGTTTAGCTCCTCTTTTCTTTGATGATAGATTTAGCAGTCATCGAACATCAGCACTTGAATCACTGATAGGAAAACTTGCCAATCAGTGCATTGCTACCTTGGGTGTAGTTGATGCAGGAGTTTGGGAATTTCGAAATGCATGGAAAGTACATTCTTTTTCGACATTATTGTGCTGGGCAGGTATTGAACGTGTTGAGCGATTGGTAAAACTGGGTAAATGTAATTTCGATTTAGAAAAGTTAACACAAGGAAAACTCAAAGCCGAAGCATTACTTAAAGGTTCAACGATCGCAGGCTCTGTACGAAATAGTTCTGATGACCCTTCATTTGATGCATCACTCTCACTTTTACCAATATTACGATACTCTGACAAAGAGCTCAGCCGTAAGACACTCTATGAGATTATGGAAAACTTAGGTATGAAAGAAGGCGATGAACCACCCGCCTTTTTTTATCGCTATATTAAAAAAGATGATTTCGGAAATCCAAAAACTCCATTTCTTGCAATTTCGTTTTGGATGGCCAGTGCTTTTGCTGCCATTGGTGATGTGAAAATGGCACATTCGATCATTGAAAAAACTAAAGTTTCGGCCAATTCTCTAGGTCTCTACTCTGAGCATTATAATTCTAAAACTAAGATGCAATTGGGCAATTTCCCTCAAGCCTATTCACACGTAGGGCTTATCAATTCAGCCTTTGCAGTTAGCCCCCCATGGGATCAAATTTTATAGTGGGTGTAATTTTGAAACTTCATCTTGCATGGGATAATAGTTCCAGCGACAATGTCTTATATGCATGCAAAACTTCTAAATGATATTCAAAGTAAGTGGGATTCATATTTTGAACAACTCCCTAAGCCCTACACCCCGCTTTCGTCGAACAGCTTTGATGTGAGATGGAATTCAAAAATGCGTTCACGTGCTGGTGTTTGTTATCCTTATAAAAACTTAATCGTGCTTAATCCTCATCTTTTAAAAACAGCTGATATACTTGAAGAAGTTTATATTCATGAACTGTGTCATCTTGTTGTATCCAAAAGGTGGCCCTTAGCCCTTGCTCATGGCGCAAAATGGCAAGGGCTAATGCGACTTTGTGGATTTGAACCCAAACGATGTCATGAACTCGTTGTTGAAAAAAAACATAAACAAAGACGTTGGCCTGTGACTTGTAATTGCAAAACACATTTGATAACTACTGTACTCTATAATCGCCTCACCCGCGGTACTCATTACAAATGTCTTAGTTGCAAAGGATTACTAAAACATGAACAAACTAAAAGCACTCAAGCTTCTTAAGAAAGCACAACGCCTCACTAGCGACAATAAAGATCAGTTTATCGATATTCAATCCGATCTGAATGTACTTTTCGAAATGGTTAAATCATGGACTACAGGTGGGTATAAAAAAATCCCATGGAAGACCATTGGTCTCATTGTCGCGGGTCTTGTCTATCTTGTAAATCCACTTGATGTACTTCCTGATTTTATACCACTGCTTGGTTTTTCTGATGATTTGACTTTTTTTGCATTTATCATCAGTTCGCTTAAATCTGACATTAAAGAATATAAAAAATCAAAATTTGATTTATAAGCCCTGATTTATTTTTGCTGCACCACGCTAAACTATACTGGCATTCTCTTTGCTATATCTAGCTCTCGTTATAGAAGGAGATAGATGTGCCTAAAAAATTAAAAAATAAAATCAGATACGCTGTTGTAGGTCTTGGTCATATTTCCCAAGTTGCAGTATTACCCGCATTTAAACACGCAAAAAACTCTGAACTCGTTGCACTCATCTCATCTGATCCTGTGAAATTAAAAAAACTCAGTAAAAAATATCACGTGAAACACACTTATTCTTACGAACAATATGATGATTGTTTAAGGAGTGGTGAAATAGATGCCATCTATATTGCGCTCCCCAATAATATGCACAGAGAATACACAGAACGTGCTGCTCAGGCAGGTATTCATGTGCTTTGCGAAAAACCCATGGCTGTTACTGAACAAGATAGCAAAGCCATGTTTGAATGTGCCCAAGAACACAATACAAAACTAATGATTGCCTATCGCCTTCACTTCGAAGAAGGCAATATGCAAGCCGTGAAAATCGCTCAGTCAGGTAAACTTGGTGAGCTACGACTTTTTAATTCAGTATTCACTATGCAAGTCAAAAATAAAAATAACATCAGGCTACAAGATCACTTAGGTGGCGGTACACTCTATGACATTGGTATTTATTGCATCAACGCTGCTCGCTACATATTTCAAGATGAGCCATTAGAAGTATTTGCATTTAGTGCTAATAACGGTGACACGCGTTTTGAACAGGTCGAAGAAATGGTAACAGCAGTTATGCGCTTTCCAAAAGAAAGATTAGCAACGTTTACTGCGAGTTTTGGGGCTGTCGGCACTTCAATGTATGAAATCGTAGGAACCAAAGGAAAATTGCGTGTTGAGCCTGCCTTTGAATACGCTGAAGCACTAAAACACGAGATAACAATTAATGGAAAAACGCTTAAGAAAAAATTTGCAAGACGCGATCAATTCGCAGCTGAGCTTCATTATTTTTCAAATTGTGTTTTAAAAAATGAAGATCCGCAACCCTCAGGATTAGAAGGGATGGCGGATGTACAAATCATCAGAGCCCTTTATGAATCAGCAAAAAGAGGACAACTTGTTAAGATTCATCCATCGCATCCAGAAAAACGTCCAAACTTAACACGAACAATTAGAAAACCACCAGTTCAAGAACCCACGCTAGTTAATACTTCGAGTACTACAAAAGATTAAGTGAAGAAGTAATCGAAGTATCTCATCGCCTAGTCTCACCTAACCCCGAATCGACAATAAAAGAGAGAGGACCTGCAATGGGTCTTCTCTCTTTAGTTTTATGTCACGTCATATTAACCCACCTTTGAGTAACAATGCCTCATAAATCTAATTTTAAGGCTATAGGGTTTTGGCAGCAAGATTGCAAA
It encodes:
- a CDS encoding DUF1232 domain-containing protein; this translates as MNKLKALKLLKKAQRLTSDNKDQFIDIQSDLNVLFEMVKSWTTGGYKKIPWKTIGLIVAGLVYLVNPLDVLPDFIPLLGFSDDLTFFAFIISSLKSDIKEYKKSKFDL
- a CDS encoding glycoside hydrolase family 15 protein; this translates as MYPYGAIGNCHINALVKDCGSIDWLCLPRPDSPPVFGKILDPQGGHFSILSPDGAKGVPRYISNTNILETHFTQKNGAEYKIIDFCPRFEQFGRIYRPPTLIRKVIPIKGSPTIQVDCKPVDGWSKTPLGVTQGNSHIRFQKGQSDDSALRLTTNMPMTYLIDNVSFAFHEPIYFVLTWGSSLESDIRPTVEMFLIQTTDYWRTWVKHCNIPTLFQQEVIRSALALKLHCYEDTGAILASLTCSLPEEVGHERNWDYRFCWLRDAYFSLSAFHNLGHFEEMEGFLKFLLQIAENAKQDGLHPVYKLDSTLPLPELSHDNWTGFDGSKPVRSGNDAATHVQNDVYGEMILCLAPLFFDDRFSSHRTSALESLIGKLANQCIATLGVVDAGVWEFRNAWKVHSFSTLLCWAGIERVERLVKLGKCNFDLEKLTQGKLKAEALLKGSTIAGSVRNSSDDPSFDASLSLLPILRYSDKELSRKTLYEIMENLGMKEGDEPPAFFYRYIKKDDFGNPKTPFLAISFWMASAFAAIGDVKMAHSIIEKTKVSANSLGLYSEHYNSKTKMQLGNFPQAYSHVGLINSAFAVSPPWDQIL
- a CDS encoding SprT-like domain-containing protein — translated: MHAKLLNDIQSKWDSYFEQLPKPYTPLSSNSFDVRWNSKMRSRAGVCYPYKNLIVLNPHLLKTADILEEVYIHELCHLVVSKRWPLALAHGAKWQGLMRLCGFEPKRCHELVVEKKHKQRRWPVTCNCKTHLITTVLYNRLTRGTHYKCLSCKGLLKHEQTKSTQAS
- a CDS encoding Gfo/Idh/MocA family oxidoreductase, which produces MPKKLKNKIRYAVVGLGHISQVAVLPAFKHAKNSELVALISSDPVKLKKLSKKYHVKHTYSYEQYDDCLRSGEIDAIYIALPNNMHREYTERAAQAGIHVLCEKPMAVTEQDSKAMFECAQEHNTKLMIAYRLHFEEGNMQAVKIAQSGKLGELRLFNSVFTMQVKNKNNIRLQDHLGGGTLYDIGIYCINAARYIFQDEPLEVFAFSANNGDTRFEQVEEMVTAVMRFPKERLATFTASFGAVGTSMYEIVGTKGKLRVEPAFEYAEALKHEITINGKTLKKKFARRDQFAAELHYFSNCVLKNEDPQPSGLEGMADVQIIRALYESAKRGQLVKIHPSHPEKRPNLTRTIRKPPVQEPTLVNTSSTTKD
- a CDS encoding trehalose-6-phosphate synthase — its product is MKQVLKFMIPLFILISSLIFFCIRHLDTVQERWFTRDLNTRSELIANLVLENLRGAKSPILTQKFQDDLPHFIAICTSNNTIKFSTAPQTFKIDCSEINNKLSGSSYVKKIDDLKFHGYVTSLNEVGMGKLATFHDMSFMSKRNSDTRKYFIFMLIAFAAFSLLVTLIIARASWNGWLHAMRMLVRGFRGFVEPPTQAFLQYTPIVKDLRKLVRDLESRRIARDDARQTWSPKLLKEILHEELSDEQVIIVANREPFIHNRTATGTIEVQHPASGLVTAMEPIMEACSGVWIAHGSGSADKESVDSDDKVMVPPDKPTYALRRIWLSKEEEAGYYYGFANEGMWPLCHIAHTRPIFRTEDYEQYKKVNARFAQAVIEEAKSEEPVILIQDYHFALLPSMIREKLPKAVIITFWHIPWPNPEVFGICPWREELLEGLLGSSIVGFHTQFHCNNFFETVDRFLESRIDREGSAISHAGVLTGVKPYPISIEWPPKLLKNQKPIRECREDIRAEFELPEELKVGIGVDRLDYTKGIVERMLAVDRLLKLHPQWIGRFSFIQIAAPSRTTIPSYKLLYDQVISVAKEINERHGTENYKPIILKMQHFESPQVYKFFRAADICYVSSLHDGMNLVAKEFIASREDERGVLVLSSFTGASRELPEALIVNPYNIDQAAEALNQALGMSEREQRERMRSMRSSIREYNVYRWAGRMLLDAASIRKRNMFSRRVHKYSNEYSDGVCRDAPAFF
- the otsB gene encoding trehalose-phosphatase, with translation MTRPLFSKAGIERLKTLVQESCLIGFDFDGTLVSIVSDPKKVVVKKQVLNLLKQLSLKKSVAIISGRKRSDVIKFIPIKKIQVLGNHGIEGSKINLKTKNNIFNQVAKWNEKLKPQVLKYSGVNIENKKYSLSIHYRHAINRSKTRAQLLEIIKKLEIRARVIDGIFVLNLLPLKSGNKGEALKKLIKKSVCTTSLYIGDDITDEDAFKLSSNRVLTVRVGVSKKTKAQFHLKQQSEILKLLKTLNHMV